A portion of the Sabethes cyaneus chromosome 3, idSabCyanKW18_F2, whole genome shotgun sequence genome contains these proteins:
- the LOC128740661 gene encoding uncharacterized protein LOC128740661 yields MSYVAKCSLCNRTFPYRKSDTSALIRHMIKHHPKHSIIEPVKQHMQLENSSSVNSSNEDFKSDPRLRKRKALIRKLRTNYGEAADENLPDRRDFTARRPTGKYRMYYKTTVATWKPARARKTCSSCGETHFPVIRSTADKYSRSVLGATTIMSCWPFCFLPCLFTAPTKHHLHCSSCGAYLGPYDESREVFAASANAPTHHRRRRKQPSHRGG; encoded by the exons ATGAGTTACGTCGCAAAATGTTCTCTGTGTAATAGAACTTTTCCTTACAGAAAATCAGACACATCCGCCCTTATTAGACATATGATAAAACACCATCCGAAACACTCAATTATTGAGCCAGTTAAGCAACATATGCAGTTAGAAAATTCATCGTCAGTGAATAGCTCGAACGAAGATTTCAAAAGTGACCCACGGTTACGGAAACGAAAAGCTTTAATTCGCAAACTTCGAACCAACTATGGCGAAGCGGCAGATGAAAATCTTCCAGATCGACGAGATTTCACGGCTAGACGACCAACTGGAAAATACAGAATGTACTACAAAACCACAG TGGCCACCTGGAAACCGGCACGAGCCCGCAAAACCTGCTCAAGTTGCGGAGAAACCCACTTTCCCGTCATTCGATCTACGGCGGATAAATATTCGCGATCAGTTTTGGGGGCGACAACGATAATGTCCTGCTGGCCGTTCTGTTTTTTGCCCTGTCTCTTTACAGCTCCAACCAAACATCATCTGCATTGCTCCAGCTGTGGTGCCTATCTAGGACCGTATGACGAGAGTCGTGAAGTTTTTGCGGCTAGCGCGAATGCACCTACCCACCATCGTCGGAGGAGGAAACAGCCTTCCCACCGAGGAGGGTGA
- the LOC128742578 gene encoding lipopolysaccharide-induced tumor necrosis factor-alpha factor homolog: MQQPTVVIAGAPAVGPDSTHLVCPSCRSTISTRVEHDSTTKTHIIALLLCVFCCWPCICVPYCMNSCKDANHYCPNCNAFIGSHKH; the protein is encoded by the exons ATGCAACAGCCAACGGTTGTAATTGCTGGAG CTCCCGCGGTCGGGCCAGATTCCACCCACCTGGTGTGTCCTTCGTGCCGGTCTACGATTAGCACGCGCGTTGAGCACGATTCCACCACGAAGACACATATCATTGCATTACTGTTGTGTGTATTTTG CTGCTGGCCATGCATTTGTGTGCCGTACTGTATGAACTCGTGCAAGGATGCCAACCATTACTGCCCCAATTGCAATGCATTCATCGGTAGCCATAAGCACTAA